From Juglans regia cultivar Chandler chromosome 8, Walnut 2.0, whole genome shotgun sequence, the proteins below share one genomic window:
- the LOC109009138 gene encoding probable LRR receptor-like serine/threonine-protein kinase At4g31250 — protein sequence MAHNEVRWLIVVLTLAYVVAVALSVGDGSDRDAEVLLKFKSSLSSKDPAALNNWNKSIDLCREKGSNNWAGLICNKGVFSGLRLENMSLTGIIDVDSLAELPTLRSLSFMNNSFDGPMPKVSKLGALKNLYLSLNRFSGEIPDDAFEGMRSLRRVHLARNAFRGKIPESLAALPRLEELSLEGNRFEGKIPDFRPDEWRVFNLADNQLKGHIPKGLSQMNSSSFVGNKDLCGQPLGPCKASKNHYIVIIIVLAIAVVALATLGAFSFIRSRRAQTSQYGKAQAYKNFGAYDVGRKEAESAELPADQDKKGELGKLFFVRNDRDRERFDLQDLLTAPAEVLGSGSFGCAYKAVLLSGPAMVVKRFRQMNKMGKEEFHAHMTRLGSLSHPNVLPPVAFHYSKEEKLLISDFVENGSLASHLHAEIRAPGQLRLDWLTRLRIIKGVARGLAYLHKEFPAPISLPHGHLKSSNVLLDCTFRPLLSEFALVPVISKEYAQQYMAAYKSPEFTQLDREDRKTDVWCLGILILEVLTGKFPANYQKHGKGENKDLAMWVNSVVREEWTGEVFDVDMKGTKNCEEEMLKLLKIGMCCCEWNVVRRWELREALEKIEELKERDSEDDCNSSYGSEGDMYSSRAMTEEDFYFLT from the exons ATGGCTCATAACGAAGTACGTTGGCTTATCGTGGTGCTCACATTGGCATATGTCGTGGCGGTGGCACTGTCGGTCGGCGACGGCAGTGATCGTGACGCTGAAGTCCTTCTCAAGTTCAAGAGTTCCTTGTCGTCTAAAGACCCCGCCGCGCTAAACAACTGGAACAAATCGATCGATCTGTGCAGGGAAAAGGGGAGTAATAATTGGGCTGGCTTGATATGTAATAAAGGTGTCTTTTCCGGACTACGGCTCGAGAACATGAGTCTTACGGGCATCATCGACGTAGACTCGCTGGCGGAATTACCAACTTTGCGGAGCTTAAGCTTTATGAACAACAGCTTCGACGGCCCCATGCCTAAAGTAAGCAAACTTGGTGCATTGAAGAATTTGTATCTGTCTCTCAACAGATTCTCGGGTGAAATTCCGGATGATGCTTTTGAAGGCATGCGTTCTCTGAGAAGAGTTCATTTGGCACGAAACGCATTCAGGGGTAAAATTCCGGAGTCCCTCGCTGCACTGCCTAGGCTTGAGGAGCTGAGCCTCGAGGGCAACCGATTTGAGGGAAAGATACCGGATTTTCGACCAGACGAATGGAGAGTGTTCAATCTAGCAGACAACCAGCTTAAGGGTCACATACCAAAAGGTTTAAGCCAGATGAATTCGAGTTCCTTTGTGG GGAATAAAGACCTATGCGGACAGCCTCTGGGCCCATGCAAGGCCTCTAAGAACCACTACATCGTAATAATCATCGTCTTAGCTATCGCAGTGGTCGCATTAGCCACCTTAGGTGCATTTTCCTTCATACGTAGCCGTCGAGCCCAAACATCCCAATATGGAAAGGCCCAAGCCTACAAGAACTTTGGTGCCTACGATGTCGGCCGGAAAGAAGCCGAATCAGCCGAGCTCCCTGCTGATCAGGACAAAAAGGGTGAACTAGGAAAGTTGTTCTTTGTGAGAAacgacagagacagagagaggttTGATTTACAGGATCTACTTACAGCCCCTGCTGAAGTGTTGGGGAGTGGAAGTTTTGGGTGTGCTTACAAGGCTGTTCTTTTAAGTGGACCTGCAATGGTTGTAAAGAGGTTTAGGCAAATGAACAAGATGGGAAAGGAAGAGTTTCATGCGCACATGACAAGGCTTGGAAGTCTCTCACATCCTAATGTGCTTCCGCCTGTGGCCTTCCACTATTCCAAGGAAGAGAAGCTCTTGATTTCCGACTTTGTCGAAAACGGCAGCCTCGCTAGTCATCTCCATGCAG AAATACGTGCTCCAGGGCAGCTAAGGCTTGACTGGCTAACTCGCCTAAGGATCATCAAAGGAGTAGCCAGGGGCTTAGCTTACCTCCACAAAGAATTCCCTGCCCCGATTAGCCTACCCCACGGTCACCTAAAATCATCCAATGTGCTGTTAGACTGCACGTTCAGGCCCCTCCTCTCCGAATTTGCTCTTGTCCCAGTGATCAGCAAAGAGTACGCACAACAGTACATGGCTGCCTACAAGTCTCCAGAGTTCACACAACTTGACCGTGAAGATAGAAAGACCGACGTGTGGTGCCTAGGGATACTCATCCTTGAAGTGTTGACGGGAAAATTTCCTGCAAACTATCAAAAACATGGTAAGGGAGAGAACAAGGATTTGGCAATGTGGGTGAACTCGGTTGTCAGGGAAGAGTGGACTGGTGAGGTGTTTGATGTTGACATGAAAGGAACCAAAAACTGCGAGGAAGAAATGCTAAAGCTGTTGAAGATTGGAATGTGTTGTTGTGAATGGAACGTTGTGAGGAGGTGGGAGTTGAGGGAAGCTCTCGAGAAGATAGAAGAGTTGAAGGAGAGGGACAGTGAGGATGACTGCAATTCTTCCTATGGCAGTGAAGGAGATATGTACTCTTCTAGAGCGATGACTGAGGAAGACTTCTACTTTCTCACTTGA